atggtaaaaaataaaaaaaataaaaaaaaaaaattgctggatgctaaatattgtatgtgttaaaatatagccATACAAGGTCAATGCATACATTGCagtagctatattaaaaaaggctttagtttcctttattcctttatatttcctttaatataggctattttgcatATCTTTGCAGTATATTCCCATATATTTGTTTCGTAATAGTGTTCTACCTATACAAACTATTTGTTAACAGTAATatcagcaatatttaaaaaaaaataattaaacctaaaaaatagccttagttctgtcatcgcaaactgcgcatgcgtcaaCGCGCCGCGGCCAGGCGGAAATCAATCGCGGGTTCATTGCCTCCGCCTATGATATGATTGCCTCCCAGCGGGACCGCGAATTTTCGAGCTCCCTGTAAGATTTGTGTTTGACATGTCATtctcaatgcaaatgttaacttatttaatggcaagatttgctaaaagatttgtaaattgtttGTTTCTGTAATCATGTCGGTGCCACAGCCTTAGTGTTAGGGAACGTACAGGTAACGTTAGCCTAATTATGCTGCAAAATCAAGCTCTTCTCTTATATCGAATcctctttaaattcaaattcatgaccagtgttttgttttcctctaGTCTCTGCATATCCACATTCATCAATACAtcatgcttcaggtcagaggtcactcttttgGCGTAAGTAGACACGCACGGTTAACTGCCGgaagatattttagtctataaagtcaaaaatatggttatttttctaataaaaaatgcatagcttctcttcagaaggcctttataaaaatatttttttaaatgtcctgataatttactcacccccatgtcatccaagatgttcatgtctttctttcttcagtcgaaaagaaattaagttttttgaagaaaattTTCCAGGATTTTTCAGCATATAATGGTTTTCAGTTGCAACCAAAatactgaaggtccaaatcaatgcagttccgCCTCTGTGTTTACAAAGCGCTCATGTGGAGACTAATACAAATGCCCTTTAGCACAAAAAAAGGGTAAAACAACAATACATgatgattttgaagttgaaaattgtgtttttgcTAAAGGccgtttgtattagtcttcacgcgagcgctttgtaaacacgAGGGCGGGACTTCTGCTTACGTCTATGTGACCATTTACATGTGATTATGTCATCCTTGGCACCTCGCAGAGCTGAGCAAGTTGAACAATGAGGGttaaaaaagtatattcatttttttaaatgatcatttgactagataagaccctattccttatctgggatcacgcagaggctatgaagccctttgaaactgcattgatttggaccttcaacattttgtttgcaattgaaaagcattatatgatgaacaagtctggaatgttttcttcaagaaacttaatttcttttccactgaagaaagaaagacatgaacatcttggatgagatgggggcgagtaaattatcagtcaattttaattttggtgtGAACTAATCCGTTAATTATCGTTGATTGATGGCCATTATACTGTGTtcaatgtattttgttgttgttttttgggttttctttttttcctgagcaaagttcagtttgctatcaagttggaattgtaaattactcatgtggagtataatttgagtgtttcattttgtgttgaaataaaagtgtttccatcacaaatgtgtgtatgtcattgattgaaatcaTATATGTTAGAGATGTTGTAATAATGACTGAaatcatgtatgattattatatgtagtttatatgtatagtaTATAAAACTTGAAGAGCTAGCACACCATTTCcctattaaaaaatatgaaatctgaatgaaaaggatataaaaaaatgaaaaaatgtaaataaatcctatatgactttaatttgactagcatatgattcagtataagaactttatatgatttgtatatgaatatcaGGTATTTGCCACTAATACCATATACCATTGCATACTGTTTACATGTAAAACTCATATTTTTGCAGTATTCATACATGACCCAAAAATACCCTACAAGTTGTCTGTGTGCTCTTTAGTATGAAATGGGCCATAAACGGTCCGATTTTGTGTATGGCATATATGggacttacattaaacataCAAGATAATTCTGAATGATTTAAGCAAGGAAGATATATGGTTGCCATATATGAACCATataggttttttttcttcatatggGGTAGTAGATAACTAGGTGTTGGATTGTCCTTAATTTAGTAAAAATACGTAAGGTGGCTTCGTCACGTCTCACTCCGCGATTGGAGTGTTGATGTCAGAATACCTTTTATCCAACTGCAATGTTTTTGATCCTTCTCTAACTCAtcaagcttggaacatactctgcaagaataagacacttgtttgttttctcgaggtggcaagaacaagaacaaagtttgttctggTCAGTACATTCTCTAACtctactgaccttaccttgtatcagtctcttctctcttctttctctacaaatgtctccactgctaaaacaacatactaccacaacaaaatcaacaattgctctgactctcgcgcactctttaaaacattctcctgtcttctttgtcctcctcctccccctccttcatcaactcttacagctgatgactttgcatcatatttcacaaacaaaacctctctcatcagcaaccagttctcctcaccacaaactgacacgcacatctcaacaactaacgcGAACACggttccatccttctctccgaggcagatatttctaaactcatcctttccaatcaccctactacctgtccacttgatcctatacccactcacctccttcaggccatttcttcttcaatcactcctgcactcactcacattgtcaacacttctattcacacgggaacctttcccacagcatttaagcaggctcgggtaaccccactgcttaagaaaccctctctgaatccagcacttttagaaaactacactGATGACCattgctgcgttccactccactttaagacaggcacttgcaaacttccctaagcactaaACCAttttgtaaaggaaaataaataataaatcaactccatagtggattcgaagtgatcaagggcttagggcgttccagttcagtccattgcaaagtttccgccagtagtgggcactcatgcaatgtaagcaatgacgcacatccgagtgaacgagacggagggaagtttgcaagtgaagggcatgataaaaacggAACGCAGCACATGTCCACTGTCTTAGTTCCATTCATTGCCAATGAAAAACTCCTATACAGATTCCCCATTAGTTCTAGCAGGTCACATTAGTCAAGCTGGCATCACCTGACTACATCTACCTATTAGTCCAATGTGGTTGTCTGAGGAAGGGCAACATGCTTGTTGCTTAAGGCTTTCATTACATGTGCTTGGGGAGCCCTTTCGCTGCTCTTATCTACAATGCACAGGGAGTTCTTGCCTGgaacagaaccataccaccAAGCTAAACTATATGCTAAATATAGAGGATAACTGAGGGTAATCCCTGTCACTAATTTGAAGTGTTCCACAAGTGGACAGGGGAGGTTTAGatggacagacccttgactCATTATGACAGGATGAGACTACACATGTACTTAAGACATTCTAAGTCAACCCATTTCATATAAAGTCTGGTTTAGATTAGTGACACAATAAAGCAAACCCAACGGCATCAGAAAGCAAGACCAAAGAGacactgctgttgagtttcatgtTTATTAAGACCATTAAAGTCACATGACCATGGTAACTTCTCCACTAGACACCACAGTTTGTCCAACGGAGACTGTCTTGACATCAGCATCTCTTCCTGGAAAAGAAATGGCAGAATTGTGAGgggcatttaaaaaacaaattctcATGGTTCCTGAAGTCAGTTTACAGCAAGCACTCACTTTTCCTAGCGCAGCTTTGCTCACAGGAGCCAGAAGAGGGGTGGCACACCGCTGTACTACAGTGGATGAAGATCTAGCAGAGAGGGAAAAGGGTCAAGCCACATAAGCcactataaaaaacaaaaaaaacaaagactAATATCAAGGGTTCAGGCAAGGCTGTGGAGCTTACGGTTTCCTGCAGAGGAGCAAGTGATGCTGGATCCACAAATGTGAACATCTTCACAACAAAGCGCTTGTAGTGGGTTGGGAACTGAAGACCAGAAAATCCAGCCACCGGAACCAGTGTGGTCAGGTAACGGTCATCCGGGTAAGGGCATCTGAAAGGCAAAGGGGCAGTCAGAAAGGCCTTACAGCACACTAGATGGATGAAGACCAGCCTTACTCACCCATCTACCAGAAGGTCCCACTGGGGTAGACTGAGTGGGCTGGGGGTTGATGTTGCCCAGCAACGTCCCAGCATCAGGACAATGTTGAGGTCAGTCCTCTCCAACACGCGCACCTCAACAAACACAGGCTCCCGCAGGACTTTTGTGATCGGATAATCAGCATCACTGTAGTAGGACGTGTACGCCTCATCCCCTGAGGAAGAACACAGCGTTTAAACAGAAACTGCTGCAACCTGGAGTTGTAGAAAATCATCCATACTTGGACAGACACTTGCCTTCTGCACAGCCTTTGGTGACACATTGACCATTTGCCAGTCTAAGCTCCACCCTGAGGGGTCCAGAAGCAGCTACTGGTGGAGGTGCAGGAACAGTGTTGACCTCCACAACCAGAGCTTCCACAGAAGTACCAGAGTACCTACACTGGAAGAGAAGCCTGGACAACAAACAGAGAGCTTGTAGCATTTGTAAAGGATTAACATGCATGCTAGACAATAAGTCACCTActcaaaatggctgtcccttgtgatggaaccaagtggtccgacacccacttcatacgaggaggtcattctgttttcatacaccacatatccaCTGTCCTCCTGCAAATAGTAACTGTTGGCATCCAGTCCATTCTAAGCAGAAGAGAAGCACAAGCAGCTACTCACCATCATGCTCGTGCCACATGCAGTGACAGGGAACTGGTATATAGCAAAGGAAGGTGtggatcccacaggactgcaaggTGGGTCATTTCCACCCAGGAGACGGACTGAATCCAGGCTCAAGCGAGGCAGAGTGACATCTCTAGCCACCACTACCACAAACTGACCATCTCTTATACACTGGACAGTCACTGGAACAAAGAGAGCAGGTTATTGCTGAAGAGAAGTTTAACATGAACCCCTTTAAATTGACTCAACACTCTTACCTGCCTTCCCATAGTAACACTGCTGTCCGTTAAAGCAGCAGTTGAGCGCTCCACAGTCAGCACCACTGATACCATCTGGGCCACATTGGATCTGCTCATAATCAGCTACAACGCATTTGTCAAGGGGCTCTGCCTGCACCACTGGCTGCTTAGACTGAACCTGCTGTTGAATCGGTTGACTAGCTtgttgttgaacccactgaggagactgctgactagcttgtttcggaacctgctgattagcttgttgttgaacccactgaggaaaCTGTTGACCAACTTGCTTCTGAAGCCGCTGGTCAGTTTGCTGTAACATCAGAGCTTGAGGATTCTGGGGCAGATTACTCCACTGTGGAACAGCATGACAGAAagcacaaaaccacacacaaagtGCCAGAGACTGCACTGCACACCAACTTCCTGCCATTGTTCAACAGCTAGTCACACTGTTGAGATGCTGCCCTTTGGTCTTTTTGTATTCCACAGATTTTGGCTAATTAACGATAATCCCTTCCCTCTTCATTAACAATCACGATTCTCCAGACTTGCCCAAATGGGAGCTTATGCTACCAGAAgattctcattggttctcaaatATATACACGTGTGATATTTCTTGATTCCAATTGGCCAGATTTGTCATATTGAAGACAAGTAAAAAGGTTCATGCACAGGTTTGGGTTTGCTACTAGAGCTTGCTCAAAATACTTTGAGTAGATGTTTGGTGCATTCTGCTTTGCTTGTAGACATGTTGAAATATTAACTAGCATTATATACCTATTTTtagtgatgggcagaccgaggcttcgtgaagcactgaaacagttgaagcaaatgtgccgaagcttcgaaacaacacccgacacccgtctccatgacgccatctagtggacactGGCGTGTATTGATCTGAAATAACCTTGACTGTGATCtactgtttgtaaaaaaaacacacaaaaaaaaacacgtttttaaCATCTGGCTCACAACTACTTGGTTTTGTAACCTGTAGCCTCCTCGTTGTAAATaactttagttttttgttttgtttttttgaaaaattaagattattaaaagaaataaagccacaatgtgtcatttgttccataacatttttattaaaaaatatgaattaagaCATACAAATGAGTGAAAATTACTGAAAGTTAAGTTAATGGATCCGATCCTGCATTCTGGGTCAATACAATacacacatctcactttatGTGGTGTTTCCAAATGGAAATGCTCCCACACCAGATGTAGTACGAGATTTcgtttttgatttaaaaaagcaTTGTCATTTCATCATTGCGATATTTTAGAGAAGCATACATTTTTAAGCTTTGATAATTTTAGGCGTTTAAGTACACTTGTTTAGTCTACAAAATGTGACATAATCTTGCTCCCACTCCACTGCATGGCTTTTTCCAAAGACTTGACAGTGGAGGTTATACACGGGCCTGTGTCAAAGGAGACTGCGTGATAGGCTCACCACTTTTGGGCAAAATGTTTTGTCAGTAATAGGTggtaaactctggaatagcttGCCCCTTTCAACAAGAGAATGTCCTACACTCAACACCTTTAAAACTCACTTAAAACAGTGGCTTCTTGAAAACCAGAGGTGTACTCATATTTAACTgtcatacatttatcaatagCACATGTACACTTACACTGTAAATCTGAACGTAGTATAGAGGTGAATGAACAATGTCTTGccatttgtgtaattttttgtttagttttttggtGAATGATGTTGTATGATTGTTGGCtgtctttgttatttttgttatctGCCTATAGGGACTGCAGAtgaaaagtagttatttttactAATTCTGGCATATTTGCATGGTGTATTTTTATACAACAATGTTCATGAATATGCTTGGTCCCTATTAAATAaacgaataaaataaaacaaaaatatatcacctatgaatatctatctatctatctatctatctatctatctatctatctatctatctatctatctatctatctatatataattctatctgtctatctatctatctatctatctatctatctatctatatatatatatatatatatatatatatatatatatatatatatatatatatatatatatatataattctataTCTATAATTCTAACTTAGCCTATATGAATGTGTTACTAGCCTATATCTATCCTATCGGTCACTGATCAGTCAATATATCTCTTTTAAATCTAGCCTAAATATAACTAACCATAGCGCACAATAAATCTCACTTATATCACAAAATCTCTCTCCTCTGACAAAAACCCACGAGGTGAAGATGGGTTAACTTCACTTGTAAACTGTggggaatgaggttcattcagatGTGTGACTGTGCGGTTTGTTCCCGCCCCTTTTAATCAAAGCAGTTTCGACAGGCGCACCTGATGAAACACTTCGGTGCTTCGTTTAGCGGCAGTCACGTGGCATGGGTGTGTCGAATCACAGCTCGGAGCAGCGTTTCGAAGCATCCGCGCTTCGGGATCTCGATGCAGCGTCGAAACGTCAGGTTCGCGTCAGCCATCCCTACCTATTTTAAAACAGAGAAATCTAAATATCTAAAGAGCaagtaaaatcaaatatttctgatataatattatcattaaattatgtgaGGTAATACAGCCCAAATACTCagaaaaaaaatggcagaaataGACTTCATACAATCAGACACCTAAAAGTTATTTGTAAAGCAATTTAAGAGTATGTGagataaaataaagttaatgtctttttgttttactcCTGGGCACTGCAAATTTCCTCCGCTGCTACATATACAAATTGcgcaatattaatatattttcaatcatatatgtcctacatggtaaaaaataaaaaaaaaataaaaaaaaattgctggatgctaaatattgtatgtgttaaaatatagccATACAAGGTCAATGCATACATTGCagtagctatattaaaaaaggctttagtttcctttattcctttatatttcctttaatataggctattttgcatATCTTTGCAGTATATTCCCATATATTTGTTTCGTAATAGTGTTCTACCTATACAAACTATTTGTTAACAGTAATatcagcaatatttaaaaaaaaataattaaacctaaaaaatagccttagttctgtcatcgcaaactgcgcatgcgtcaaCGCGCCGCGGCCAGGCGGAAATCAATCGCGGGTTCATTGCCTCCGCCTATGATATGATTGCCTCCCAGCGGGACCGCGAATTTTCGAGCTCCCTGTAAGATTTGTGTTTGACATGTCATtctcaatgcaaatgttaacttatttaatggcaagatttgctaaaagatttgtaaattgtttGTTTCTGTAATCATGTCGGTGCCACAGCCTTAGTGTTAGGGAACGTACAGGTAACGTTAGCCTAATTATGCTGCAAAATCAAGCTCTTCTCTTATATCGAATcctctttaaattcaaattcatgaccagtgttttgttttcctctaGTCTCTGCATATCCACATTCATCAATACAtcatgcttcaggtcagaggtcactcttttgGCGTAAGTAGACACGCACGGTTAACTGCCGgaagatattttagtctataaagtcaaaaatatggttatttttctaataaaaaatgcatagcttctcttcagaaggcctttataaaaatatttttttaaatgtcctgataatttactcacccccatgtcatccaagatgttcatgtctttctttcttcagtcgaaaagaaattaagttttttgaagaaaattTTCCAGGATTTTTCAGCATATAATGGTTTTCAGTTGCAACCAAAatactgaaggtccaaatcaatgcagttccgCCTCTGTGTTTACAAAGCGCTCATGTGGAGACTAATACAAATGCCCTTTAGCACAAAAAAAGGGTAAAACAACAATACATgatgattttgaagttgaaaattgtgtttttgcTAAAGGccgtttgtattagtcttcacacgagcgctttgtaaacacgAGGGCGGGACTTCTGCTTACGTCTATGTGACCATTTACATGTGATTATGTCATCCTTGGCACCTCGCAGAGCTGAGCAAGTTGAACAATGAGGGttaaaaaagtatattcatttttttaaatgatcatttgactagataagaccctattccttatctgggatcacgcagaggctatgaagccctttgaaactgcattgatttggaccttcaacattttgtttgcaattgaaaagcattatatgatgaacaagtctggaatgttttcttcaagaaacttaatttcttttccactgaagaaagaaagacatgaacatcttggatgagatgggggcgagtaaattatcagtcaattttaattttggtgtGAACTAATCCGTTAATTATCGTTGATTGATGGCCATTATACTGTGTtcaatgtattttgttgttgttttttgggttttctttttttcctgagcaaagttcagtttgctatcaagttggaattgtaaattactcatgtggagtataatttgagtgtttcattttgtgttgaaataaaagtgtttccatcacaaatgtgtgtatgtcattgattgaaatcaTATATGTTAGAGATGTTGTAATAATGACTGAaatcatgtatgattattatatgtagtttatatgtatagtaTATAAAACTTGAAGAGCTAGCACACCATTTCcctattaaaaaatatgaaatctgaatgaaaaggatataaaaaaatgaaaaaatgtaaataaatcctatatgactttaatttgactagcatatgattcagtataagaactttatatgatttgtatatgaatatcaGGTATTTGCCACTAATACCATATACCATTGCATACTGTTTACATGTAAAACTCATATTTTTGCAGTATTCATACATGACCCAAAAATACCCTACAAGTTGTCTGTGTGCTCTTTAGTATGAAATGGGCCATAaacggtctgattttgtgtatggcatatatgggacttacattaaacataCAAGATAATTCTGAATGATTTAAGCAAGGAAGATATATGGTTGCCATATATGAACCATataggttttttttcttcatatggGGTAGTAGATAACTAGGTGTTGGATTGTCCTTAATTTAGTAAAAATACGTAAGGTGGCTTCGTCACGTCTCACTCCGCGATTGGAGTGTTGATGTCAGAATACCTTTTATCCAACTGCAATGTTTTTGATCCTTCTCTAACTCAtcaagcttggaacatactctgcaagaataagacacttgtttgttttctcgaggtggcaagaacaagaacaaagtttgttctggTCAGTACATTCTCTAACtctactgaccttaccttgtatcagtctcttctctcttctttctctacaaatgtctccactgctaaaacaacatactaccacaacaaaatcaacaattgctctgactctcgcgcactctttaaaacattctcctgtcttctttgtcctcctcctccccctccttcatcaactcttacagctgatgactttgcatcatatttcacaaacaaaacctctctcatcagcaaccagttctcctcaccacaaactgacacgcacatctcaacaactaacgcGAACACggttccatccttctctccgaggcagatatttctaaactcatcctttccaatcaccctactacctgtccacttgatcctatacccactcacctccttcaggccatttcttcttcaatcactcctgcactcactcacattgtcaacacttctattcacacgggaacctttcccacagcatttaagcaggctcgggtaaccccactgcttaagaaaccctctctgaatccagcacttttagaaaactacactGATGACCattgctgcgttccactccactttaagacaggcacttgcaaacttccctaagcactaaACCAttttgtaaaggaaaataaataataaatcaactccatagtggattcgaagtgatcaagggcttagggcgttccagttcagtccattgcaaagtttccgccagtagtgggcactcatgcaacgtaagcaatgacgcacatccgagtgaacgagacggagggaagtttgcaagtgaagggcatgataaaaacggAACGCAGCACATGTCCACTGTCTTAGTTCCATTCATTGCCAATGAAAAACTCCTATACAGATTCCCCATTAGTTCTAGCAGGTCACATTAGTCAAGCTGGCATCACCTGACTACATCTACCTATTAGTCCAATGTGGTTGTCTGAGGAAGGGCAACATGCTTGTTGCTTAAGGCTTTCAGTACATGTGCTTGGGGAGCCCTTTCGCTGCTCTTATCTACAATGCACAGGGAGTTCTTGCCTGGAACAGAACCATACCACAAACGCTAAACTATATGCTAAATATAGAGGATAACTGA
The window above is part of the Pseudorasbora parva isolate DD20220531a chromosome 23, ASM2467924v1, whole genome shotgun sequence genome. Proteins encoded here:
- the LOC137062362 gene encoding zona pellucida sperm-binding protein 4-like yields the protein MAGSWCAVQSLALCVWFCAFCHAVPQWSNLPQNPQALMLQQTDQRLQKQVGQQFPQWVQQQANQQVPKQASQQSPQWVQQQASQPIQQQVQSKQPVVQAEPLDKCVVADYEQIQCGPDGISGADCGALNCCFNGQQCYYGKAVTVQCIRDGQFVVVVARDVTLPRLSLDSVRLLGGNDPPCSPVGSTPSFAIYQFPVTACGTSMMEDSGYVVYENRMTSSYEVGVGPLGSITRDSHFELLFQCRYSGTSVEALVVEVNTVPAPPPVAASGPLRVELRLANGQCVTKGCAEGDEAYTSYYSDADYPITKVLREPVFVEVRVLERTDLNIVLMLGRCWATSTPSPLSLPQWDLLVDGCPYPDDRYLTTLVPVAGFSGLQFPTHYKRFVVKMFTFVDPASLAPLQETIFIHCSTAVCHPSSGSCEQSCARKRRDADVKTVSVGQTVVSSGEVTMVM